The Paenibacillus sp. RC334 nucleotide sequence CTCTTTAAATCTGCTTCTATACCTCTTGGATTTGCTATTCTACCTTCTGGATCATAGACAAAGCAAACTAAATACTGGCAGCTAGGATGAGCTTTGTACTTGTGGATATCAATAATTAATTGCTCTCCTAACTCCTTAGATTTAAGCCCCTTTCTGGTTTTCTTTATTTCAATCACTGCTTGTTCTGGCTTTAACAAAAAGTCTACTCTTGAACTACTTCCAGCATAGCTAGGCGTCCATTCTTCCGCTCGAATGTCATCAAAATATATGGCTAACAATGCATGAAATAAATCTTGAACATCATATTCATCTTCGATGGTTAATGAGTCTCTATTTGCATGTCTAGACCTAAGTTGTCTTGAAACATTATGAAATCTATCACATATCCTTTTAACATTTGTAATCCAACTGTCTTCTAGAGAGTAATTTCTATTTTTTTCTATCCCATAATCATTAATTTCTTGTATAAACGAATCTAGAATAGCAGAGGCTTCTTTGAGTCCATTACGATACCTAGTTTCAAATTGTTGATCAGGAGTGGTGCGATTAAAAACAGATAGATTAAATCTAATTCCTAAGAAATCTTTTAAATGACGTGTATCCTCGCCAAAAATTTTGGTTATCACTACTTGGGTGTCTCTGTACCATTTCTTAAACTCGGGTGAAAACCTTGCTACACTTTGTAATTGATTTATACTGTTTTTTTGTCTTTCTAGTTGTTCAGCAGCTTTCTCTTGATTCATAATAAGTCCTTTCTATTCAGCATTTAAGCAATTTCCGATAACGTTCCTGTATTCATGAACCCCGAAGAGTTGTCTGCTGAAATGCCTCTCCGAAATCCATCTCGCAGACCAAGGCTCCGAAGGAGCCGTGCTTGAATTTATGTTATAGGATGTCAGTGCCTTCCCGAATTAGCTCACCATATTTCAAAAATCTATCTTATGAATTTTATAATGGTTATATATTTCATCATCTATTTCTATCTCTCCGACAAACTTAAAATTACTTTTTTGAATAACTCTATTCGATGCATCATTCTCTAGTAATGCAATTGCATTTAATTCTTTGATCTCCGTGTTATCAAATAAATACTGAATTATTCCCTGAACTGCTTGAGTCGTATATCCTTTACTTCTATGTTCTTTTGAAATACCATACATGATTTCTCTGTTTGGTGCTGGAAGATCGTCTTTTATTCCTGAACAACACCAGCCAATAAATTCCCCGGTTTCTTTAAGTACGATCCCTAGCCTCAGTCTAAGATCACCAACATCCAGTCCTTCTTCGACAAGTTTAAGAAATTGATTGTTTTCTGGTATTTCATAGTTCTTCAACCAGTCTAGTCTGACTTCTTTTTCAACATTCCAACCTGGTAAGAACCCATAAATCTCCGGTTGCCATGTAAGTTCATGTAATTGATTTAAATCTTCTAATTGATATTCGCGAAGGATAATGTCTTTACATTCTATTGACAGGCTGTACGGGTTCTTTTCAGAGTGCATATAAATTCTCCTTTGTTTGTATTGATATTACGATGATTCGCACTGATTTCCTATAACGTTCCTGTATCCACGACGTCCCACCGACTTAAGGACCCCCCAGGGTCCGGCCGCAATGCGGTTAGTCGGTGCGGATGTGTCCGCCTGATTCTACTTCCCTGCCATTCCCCTTCGGGCGGAACAAGGAGCCGCAAGGCTTCGAAGCATGGATATAATGTTATAGGAAGTAGAAGCCATCATTGAATTACTCTCATGATTTTAAAACCGGTTTGTTATATTCAGAAATCCCTTTGAAATTAGGTTGTTCATTTATATACTTATTCGTGTAAAATATATTTCATATAAATAATGGGCCCTTTTTATAGGATGGAGATGAAGCATGTTGGGAACTTTTAATATTATTGTGACTTTGTTTGTAACGATAATAGGAAGTATCGTAGTTCCGATACTTATTGCAATTAAGCAAAAGAAGGATAGAGAAAAACTACATTTGAATGTTAGGTTAGCGATAAGTACATTGGGAGCAGGAAAAGAACATCAGTACCAGTATGCAGTAGTAAATACTTCTCAAAGAGTAACCTATATTACCGAAATATACATTGAAAAATACGAATTTGATCAGTTTATCTCTCGAATAAGACATATCTCACAAGTTGTTGGGCCTAATGGAGACGCTCTTAACCGAAATGTTTTACCTAATACGTCTTCAGTAGGGTGGCTACCTGAAGAGGAAGATTACAATAATCCTAATATTTATATTCGTTTAGCCGTTTATACACAAGATTTAGAAGTATTTAAGTCTGATTTTTTTGATTCAAAAACAAATGAACAAATTACTGAATCTGAGATGAAGAAAATTAAAAAGAAATTCAATAGATAAACGATCCGTTTCGGGTCTGTCAATAATTTTGTGTAAACTCTTTTAAGCATAGATTCCCCTGAGGGGGAAAACGCGAATCTAACGCAAGTGTTGACCGACCCGATCGGGGAAAAAGACCGAAAGCTGGAGTAGCATTTCCCCCCAGTTTTGGACACGGCCTATCCATTTTCGAGTGACATCGACGGTGGCCAGATAGAGCATTTTAAGTAGGGCTTCATCGGTAGGGAAAATGCTCTTTCCCTTCGTCACTTTACGAAGCTGACGGTGGTAACTCTCGATCATATTGGTGGTGTAGATGAGTTTGCGGATCTCAGGTGGGTACTTGAAAAAGGTAGCAAGTTCGTCCCAATGGGTCCGCCAAGAACGGATAATCAGGGGATATTGGGCTCCCCAAACTTCCTCGAAACGGTCGAGTTCAAGTAAGGCACTTTCCTCGGTAGCTGCCTTGTAAATGGGCTTTAAGTCGGCTGTTACTTTCTTAATGTCCTTGTATGACACGTAACGGGTGGAGCTGCGGATTTGGTGAATAATACACTTCTGAATTTCGGTTTGGGGATAACAGGCTGCAATCGCCTGAGAGAATCCAGACAGGTTATCCACACAGATAATGAGGATGTCTTGAACCCCGCGATTCTTAAACTCATTCAGTACGCTTAGCCAGAACTTGGAGGACTCATTCTCACCAATCCACATGCCCAGCACATCCTTGTTTCCGTCCAGATCGATGCCAATGACCATGTAGGCGGCCTTGTTGATAATGGCCCCATCTTGCTTGACTTTAAAGTGGATCGCATCCAGATAGACGATCGCATAGACGCCTTGCAGAGGTCGATTCTGCCATTCTTTAATGAGAGGCACAATCTTGTTCGTGACATGGGAAATGAGCGTAGGGGAGACTTCAATGCTATACATCTGTCCCAGATGATCCTGGATTTCCCTAGTGCTAATCCCTTTGGCATACAGGGCGATGATTTGCTCTTCGATACCCGTTACATTCGATGGATGCTTCTTAACGACCAGGGGCTCAAACTCACCCAGGCGGTCCCGAGGAATGGCGATGTCCTGTTCGCCGTACTCACTGACTACCGTTTTACGGCTCTTTCCATTGCGACTGTTTGGAGTGAGTTTCGCCTTCACTTCATGCTTTCCATAGCCCAAGTGGGTATCCATTTCAGCTTCCAGCATCTCCTGAATCGTCTCTGCAAATAGATCCTTTAACGCATGCTGTGCATCTTGCGCGGTTACCAGATTGTTCTCTTTAATGAATTCCCGAAGTTGCTGTTTTGACCAAAGTCCCATGTGTTCTCCCCAACCTTTCTCTTACTTCCATTTTAATGGGTTTGAGAGTTTACACAATATATTTACAGACTCTCCGTTTCCAGATTTTCTTTTGAATTGTATTTTTGAATCGGATC carries:
- a CDS encoding GNAT family N-acetyltransferase; translated protein: MHSEKNPYSLSIECKDIILREYQLEDLNQLHELTWQPEIYGFLPGWNVEKEVRLDWLKNYEIPENNQFLKLVEEGLDVGDLRLRLGIVLKETGEFIGWCCSGIKDDLPAPNREIMYGISKEHRSKGYTTQAVQGIIQYLFDNTEIKELNAIALLENDASNRVIQKSNFKFVGEIEIDDEIYNHYKIHKIDF
- a CDS encoding IS256 family transposase, encoding MGLWSKQQLREFIKENNLVTAQDAQHALKDLFAETIQEMLEAEMDTHLGYGKHEVKAKLTPNSRNGKSRKTVVSEYGEQDIAIPRDRLGEFEPLVVKKHPSNVTGIEEQIIALYAKGISTREIQDHLGQMYSIEVSPTLISHVTNKIVPLIKEWQNRPLQGVYAIVYLDAIHFKVKQDGAIINKAAYMVIGIDLDGNKDVLGMWIGENESSKFWLSVLNEFKNRGVQDILIICVDNLSGFSQAIAACYPQTEIQKCIIHQIRSSTRYVSYKDIKKVTADLKPIYKAATEESALLELDRFEEVWGAQYPLIIRSWRTHWDELATFFKYPPEIRKLIYTTNMIESYHRQLRKVTKGKSIFPTDEALLKMLYLATVDVTRKWIGRVQNWGEMLLQLSVFFPDRVGQHLR